In one Brassica oleracea var. oleracea cultivar TO1000 chromosome C9, BOL, whole genome shotgun sequence genomic region, the following are encoded:
- the LOC106314801 gene encoding cell wall / vacuolar inhibitor of fructosidase 1-like, protein METMKIKHICFLTWFLLSAFSVTNAIPKSDIKNLCRETADAAFCRNKLNTDPRIEAARDLGDVLVIAIQVNDAKTHINSVSGEYSGPNGRRRINVCNKNYDIALARFKAAWENALKKSFAEANRLTGVGNNAVNDCENGWGRGGQRQKSPLTLYNTNVTKLYGIIRLLTQKLGIRI, encoded by the exons ATGGAAACAATGAAAATTAAACACATTTGTTTTCTTACATGGTTCCTTTTGTCCGCGTTTTCGGTAACAAACGCGATTCCCAAAAGTGACATTAAAAACTTGTGCAGAGAGACGGCTGATGCAGCGTTCTGCCGGAATAAACTCAATACAGATCCACGAATAGAAGCCGCAAGAGATCTCGGAGACGTGCTTGTAATTGCG ATTCAAGTGAATGACGCAAAGACCCATATTAACAGCGTCAGTGGAGAGTACAGTGGTCCGAACGGGAGGAGACGGATTAATGTTTGCAATAAGAATTACGATATCGCTTTGGCTAGGTTCAAGGCTGCTTGGGAGAACGCACTGAAAAAATCATTTGCGGAAGCAAACAGACTTACAGGTGTTGGCAACAACGCTGTGAATGACTGCGAAAATGGATGGGGAAGGGGTGGCCAGAGACAAAAGTCCCCTCTCACTTTATATAACACAAATGTTACAAAACTATATGGAATCATTCGTCTTCTTACCCAAAAGCTTGGGATTAGAATATAA